Within Macaca nemestrina isolate mMacNem1 chromosome X, mMacNem.hap1, whole genome shotgun sequence, the genomic segment ctcacacttgtaatcccagcactttgggaggccgaggtgggtggatcacctgaggtcaagagttcaacaccagcctttCCAagatggcgaaactccgtctctattaaaaaatacaaaagtagccgggcatggtgacaggtacctgtaatcccagctactcgagaggctgaggcaggagaatcgcttgaacccaggaggcagaggttgcagtgagccgagatcgtgccagggcactccagcctgggcgacacagcgagactccatctcttagtACACTTTGTTCTAAGTCATTACAGCAATAAAAGACTGAAGTAGAATCTCCTTTCAGTAGGGCTAATTAACAAACATGCCCCCAAATGAAACTGTTTTCTTTGGAGAGAGGAGAGTTGTAATGATAAGTCTTTGCAGAATATATTCTACAATTGTGACCACATATATCTGGTCGAATATGTTTATACTGTTGGAACAAACTAGAAAAGAACTACAAGAAGGTACGgtctagaaaatggaaaatgatagGGTAATATTAACACCTTTAATTATTAAACTTAATTTTGCCATTACTTTAAAGAGAGTATGTTTAGCTTCCAAAGCTACTCATTATTTAGTGTGTTAAAGCTAATaaaaggccaagtgcagtggctcacgcctgtaatcccagcacggagaccgaggcaggtggattacttgaggtcaggaattcaagaccagcctgaacacgatgaagccccgtctctactaaaaacacaaaacttagccaggtgtggtggcacactcctgtaatcccagctgctcaggaggataaggcaggagaatcacttgaacccgggaggcggagcttgcaataagctgagattgtgccaccgcactccagctgtgcaacacagcgagacttcctttaaaaaaaaaaaaagctaggccgggcactgtggcttaagcctgtaatcccagcactttgtgaggctgagataggcagatcacgaggtcaggagatcgagaccatcctggctaacacggtgaaaccctgtctctactaaaaatacaaaaaaattagccgggcgtagtggcgggcgcctgtagtcccagctactcgggaggctgaggcaggagaatggcgtgaacccgggagcgagtttgcagtgagccaagatcgcgccactgcactccaacctgggcgactaagctagactccgtctcaaaaaacaaacaaacaaacaaaaaagctagtAAAAATATCCTTCCCTTTCAAAGGTTTTGCTATATTCTGTTTCCATTACTAACCACTTCCCCTCATATACTTCAGCAAATATATTCCTTATATAAATATTTAGCTATTtaccagttttttatttttattgagatataattcaatATCATATacttcacttttttattttatttatttatttttgagacggagtcttgctctgtcacccaggctggagtgcagtggcacgatctcggctcactgcaagctctgcctcctgggttcatgccattctcctgcgtcagcctcccgaatagttgggactacaggcgcccgccaccatgcccggctaattttttgaatttttagtagagatggggtttcaccgtgttagccaggatggtcttgatctcctaacctcgtgatctgcccgcctaggccttccaaagtgctgggattacaggcatgagccgcagtgcctggactttattttttagacagggtctctctctgtcacccaggctggagtgcagtggcacgatctcgtctcactgcagcctcaacttcctgtgcTAAAGGAaccctcccaactcagcctcccaagtagctgggaccacaggcattcaccaccacgcccagctattttttaaaaattttttaattttttgtagtgacagggtttcaccatgctgcccaggctggtcttgaactcctgagttcaagtgatctgcctgcctcagcctcccaaagtgctgggatgacggtgtgagtcactgcacctggcccctactttacttatttaaaatacacaACTCTATGgattttagtacattcacagagttATGCAATCATAACCACAACCTACTTTAATTTTTCACTATATATTtgacataaaattttatatatttatcatctATGACATATTTTGAAGTCTATATACATCTGTTACCTCACATagcatttttgtggtgagaacacttaacatgCACTCTCtctgcatttttcaagaatacagtaTATCTTCACTAACTATAGCAATCATGCTATAAGTAGATCTCTTAAACTTATTCCCCCTAATTGTAATTATGTATTCTTTGACCAATATCCTCCCATCCCCTCTCCCCCTTAATCACTTCAGCCTCTAGGAACCACCATTATACTCACCACATATATGAGTGAaagcatgtgatatttgtcttcctgtgcctggctcatttcacttactatcctccaggttcatccatgttgatgcaaatagcaggatttccttctttgtattccaatgtgtatataccatattttccttGTTCATTTATGTGTTGATGGACAGCTgggttaattccatatcttggctactgtaaataatgctgcaataaacgtgAGAGTGAAAATACCTTTTgtacatactgatttcattttgttttgctataTAACCAGTAGTAACATCATATAGCAgctctatttttaacatttttaggaaCCTCCATAAAATTCTCCATAAAGGTTGTACTGATTTATATTTCCACTAACAGTGTTATTACAagagtttctttttccttacatgcttgccaacacttgttatcttttgtctttttgacaatAGCTTGTCTTCATTTGCTTGATGTTGCTGTAACTAAATATTTGAGACAgataatttgtaaaaaataaaggtttatttagctcatgattctggaagctggaaagtccaagattgaCAGGCTGCATTGGTGAGAACATTCTTGCCAGTGGGGACTCTGTAGAGTCCCTGATGGTGCAGGAAATCACATGACAAGAGGGCTAACCATGCTAGCTCAGGTATCACTTTCTCCTCTTATAAACCCACTAATGCTCCACCCAAACACCATAGTCAGATTTCCTAccctcttaatactgttaaaattagTGTgaaatttctatataaatttcaGAAGGCACAAACCACCAAAATGTGacatagccattctaacaggagtgaggtgacatctcattgtggttttgatttgcattttactgatgattagttttcttattttttcatatacttgttggccatttgtatgtcttctgttgagaaatgtctattcgaTCCTTTTGTTTGttaatcaggttgttttcttgttactgagttgtttaagttccttatatattttaaatattaatcccttatcatatgtatagattgcaaatattttctcttattctataGGTTGTcacttcactctgttgattgtttcctttgctgtgctggAGCTTTTTAGTCTGATGTAATTTCATttgactatttttgtttttgctatctGTGCTTTTGAGATTTTATCTAAAAAAATCATTCTCCAGACCGATGTCATGGAGCTTTTTCTCAATGTTAAATTCTAGAAGTTTCATGGTTTCAGTTAATAGTTtcgggtcttacatttaagtgttttatCCATCTTGAGATGCTTTctgtgtatggtgagagataagaaTCTAATTTTACAGGCGGATATCTGGTTTTTATGTCACCATACATTAAAAAGCCCCCTTTCCCCATTTTGTGTTTCTGGCACCTTTGTGAAAAATTTATTTGCTCTAAATGcacaaatttatttctgtgaagaatgtcataaTTGtcttgatagaaattgcattaaatctagATAGTACTTTGTGtggtatggatattttaacagtattaattcttctaGTTTATGAACACAGAatagctttccatttatttgtgtcttctttgattacttttcaaaatttattattattattatttcactagttttgaggaacaggtggtgtttagtTACATGGATAAGTTTTTTAGGTGaggtttctgagattttggtacacccatcCCATCACCTGATTAGTGTGcattgtacccaatgtgtagtacTTTATTCCTCACTCCCTCCAACCCTTCCCCCCAAGTCTCCAGagtccattatgtcattcttatgtctttgcatcctcatagcttagatcccacatacaagtgagaatatataatgtttgtttttccattcataagttacttcacttagaaaaatgaTCTCCGCTCTTTTCCTCCCTGACTGTCCGAAGATAGGCAGCCATCATGAACGACACCGTAACTATCCACACTAGAAAGTTCATGACCAACCGACTACTTCAGAGGAAACAAATGGTCATTGACGTCCTTCACCCTGGGAAGGCAACAGTGCCTAAGACAGAAATTTGGGAAAAACTAGCCAAAATGTACAAGACCACACCGGATATCATCTTTGTATTTGGATTCAGAACTCATTTTGGTGGTGGCAAGACAACTGGCTTTGGCATGATTTATGACTCCCTGGattatgcaaagaaaaatgaaccCAAACATAGACTTGCAAGACATGGCCTGTATGAGAAGAAAAAGACCTCAAGAAAGCAACGAAAGGAACGCAAGAACAGAATGAAGAAAGTCAGGGGGACTGCAAAGGCCAATGTTGGTGCTGGCAAAAAGTGAGCTGGAGATTGGATCACAGCCGAAAGAGTAAAGGTGCTGCAGTAAAGGCTACCTGTGTCCATTTTGGATTTTTCATAAGCAgattaataaactaaaaactttcatgtgaaaaaaaaaaagaaaaatgatctcCAACTCCatcaggttgctgtgaatgccattattttattcctttttatggctgagtagtattccatggtataacACATTTAGGCcaagcacagtagctcatgcttgcaatcccagcactttgggaggccaaggcaggagttacagaccagcctgaccaacatggggaaaccctgtctctgctaaaaaatacaaacattagctgggcatggtggcatgcacctgtaatcctagctacttgagtggctgaggcatgagaatcacttgaaaaaaGGAGGTGGTGGTTTCAGGGAgtcaagatcacacaactgcactccagcctgggtgacagagtgagactctctctatctatatatctatatctctatatatctatatctatatatacacacaacagaatgagactctatatatctatatagatatatagatacacacacacacacacatatgtatatataatcttGCATATCACATTACTTTATCCACttattggttgatgggcatttaggctggttttatatttttgcaattgtaaattgtactgctttaaacatttgtgtgcaagtgtttttttcatataatgacttattttcctctgggtagatacccagtagtgagattgctgg encodes:
- the LOC105464467 gene encoding small ribosomal subunit protein eS24 — its product is MNDTVTIHTRKFMTNRLLQRKQMVIDVLHPGKATVPKTEIWEKLAKMYKTTPDIIFVFGFRTHFGGGKTTGFGMIYDSLDYAKKNEPKHRLARHGLYEKKKTSRKQRKERKNRMKKVRGTAKANVGAGKK